The sequence AGTATGGACAGAAGAACAACTAATTCATTAGCTGTTGATGATTTTAAAAAAGACAGCAATATAGCTTTTGGTGTTTTGTACCAACAGTATTTCGGGTATACAAAAAAATTTATTCTTAAAAATAAAGGTAACCTGGAAGATGCAGAAGATATCTTCCAAGATGCATTACTCATCCTCTATGAAAAATTGCATGCTGACAATTTCAAAATCCAAACCTGCTTGGGAAATTATCTCATTGGAATTTCTAAAAATTTGTGGTTAAAAAGATTAAGAAATAGAAATTTTTATGTAGAATCTCGTGAAAATTATTTTACAGAAAACTATCAGGAAATTAATTCTGCTATCGAAAATGAAAAATATTATTGGGAAAAGCTGGTTGGTTATGTTAAGTCTATCTCTCTGCATTGTCAGAATCTGATCCATGATATTTTTATTGAAAATAAAAGTATTGAGGAAATCCAGAACAAATACCAATATTCCAGCAGGCATAATGCCCAGAACCAAAAATACAAATGTGTTGAACAAATCAAAAAAATAAGAAATAACAGTATTTTTTCAACCTGAAAACCAATACATTACACAAAATAATCAAATTAACGGGTGATTTTCCCTTTTTAATGGAACATATAAAAAAAGAAACATTATGTTCAAAAAAATAGTATTGAGTCTCCTCATATTAGCAGGAGTTTTATTTAATGCGCAAAACACGGGTATCAATTTTCAAAAAATTGATTTAGAGGCAGCGAAAAAAATCGCAGCCAAAGAAAATAAGCTTATTTTC is a genomic window of Chryseobacterium nakagawai containing:
- a CDS encoding RNA polymerase sigma factor: MDRRTTNSLAVDDFKKDSNIAFGVLYQQYFGYTKKFILKNKGNLEDAEDIFQDALLILYEKLHADNFKIQTCLGNYLIGISKNLWLKRLRNRNFYVESRENYFTENYQEINSAIENEKYYWEKLVGYVKSISLHCQNLIHDIFIENKSIEEIQNKYQYSSRHNAQNQKYKCVEQIKKIRNNSIFST